A region of Rhizobium grahamii DNA encodes the following proteins:
- a CDS encoding Lrp/AsnC family transcriptional regulator, whose translation MAQKIADDMDRKILRELTSDARLPNNELAERVGLSASACLRRLRRLEETEIIQGYTTLVDPAVEGWTMTALASVRLSRQHEDEIRMFENAVLEWDEVLECHLVTGTRDYVLKVMSAGLDQYERFIKEKIAKLKCVDTIETSFVMNTIKARRI comes from the coding sequence ATGGCGCAGAAAATTGCTGATGACATGGACCGGAAGATTCTGAGGGAGCTGACAAGCGATGCGAGGCTGCCCAACAACGAACTTGCCGAACGTGTCGGCCTCTCGGCTTCCGCCTGCCTGAGACGTTTGCGCCGTCTCGAGGAGACCGAAATCATCCAAGGCTACACCACACTTGTCGACCCCGCCGTCGAAGGCTGGACGATGACGGCGCTTGCGTCGGTGCGCCTCAGCCGTCAGCACGAAGACGAGATCCGCATGTTCGAGAATGCCGTTCTGGAGTGGGACGAGGTGCTCGAATGCCATCTCGTTACCGGTACCCGCGACTATGTCCTGAAAGTCATGAGCGCGGGGCTCGATCAGTATGAGCGCTTCATCAAGGAGAAGATCGCCAAGCTGAAGTGCGTCGACACGATCGAGACGAGCTTCGTGATGAACACGATCAAGGCGCGTCGCATCTAG